Genomic DNA from Streptosporangiales bacterium:
GGCGGGTGGACACGAAACGGGGGCGGGGGTGCCCGTGCGTGTGCATGTCTTGTTTCGCGCGAGGTGGTCACATACTATCCAGTCAGTATGGTTGCTCTCGAGCGCGACGACGCCACCGCTGTCGACACTCCCGATGGGTTCGGGGGACAGCGGGTGGGGTCGCGCGGGAAGAAGGCGGAGCAGCGCAAGGCGAGCGTCGAGCGGCTGATGACGCTGGCGCGCAAGCACTTCATCGAGCGTGGTTACGACGCCACCACCGTGGACCAGATCGCTGCGGGCGCCGGCATGAGCAAGGGCGCCGTGTACTTCTACTTCAAGAGCAAGGCGAACCTGCTGCTCGCCCTCATCGACGAGGCGGAGCAGCTGACCGTCGAGCCCGCCGTCGAGGCGGTACGGGGTGCCAGGGGGTCCGCGCGCGACCAGCTGGTGGCGTTCCTGCACGCGCAGTCCGTCGCGGGTCAGGAGCACGCCGACCGGATGATGCTGGTCATCCTGATGTCGATCGAGCTGCACGGCCGTGACGGCCCGGTGGAGGAACGCCTGATCGCCGTCAACGAGTCGATGAAGAAGCTGCTCAGCGGTGTGGTGACCGCGGGCAAGCGGCAGGGGGTATTCACCAAGAAGGTGCCGGCGAAGGAGCTCGTCAGCATCATCATGGCGGTCAACCAGGGCTGTTTCCTCGAGTGGTACAGGAACGGCGATCAGCTCGACGGACATCAGCTCGTACGCGCGCTCAGGACCACGGTCCTGCAGGGCGTCCTGGTCGATGCCGGGCACGGCGGCAGTGGAGGCGATGAGTGATGACACAGGTGATGGACCGCGCCGACGACGCGAGGGAGCGGGCGCTGCGGCAGCGGGTCAAGGCCGGCTACCAGCTCGAGGACCCGAGTGAGATGACGCCCAGGTACCGCGACGTGCTGGTGAATACCATGCACATCGCCGCGGACCTCGAGGTCGTCACCCTGCCGACGTACTCGCCCGCGATCAGGACCTCGCCCACGCTCGACGACAAGATCGCCATCGCGTCGGCCTGCCAGGACGAGCTCGGCCACGCCCAGGTGATGTACCGGCTGCTCGAGGAGTTCGGGTACGACACGCAGAGCTTCCTGTTCGAGCGCGACCCGCAGGAGTGGCGCACGTTCCAGATGCTGGAGTTCCCGCACGAGGACTACATCGAGTCGGTCGTCTCCATGTGCTACGGCGACCGCGCCGGCTACATCACGACCGTCGACCTGGAGGAGAACTGCTCGTTCGCGCCGTTCGCGCGCTCGCTGCGGAAGGTGAACTTCGAGGAGACGTTCCACATCGGGCACGGCGAGCGCTGGGTGCGGTTTTTCTGGAACCTCAACGAGAAGTCGCGCAAGCGGGTGCAGCAGGCGGTGGAGTTCTACTTCCCGCTCTGTGCCGCCTGGTTCGGCGTCCCCGACGAGATGAAGAAGCGCACCGACCAGCTGGCGTACAAGATCCGTGGCGCGTCGAACGACGAGATGCGGCAGAAGTGGCTGTCGCAGGTGGTGCCGTTCAGCGAGTCGCTCGGCATCCGGGTGCCCGCGCACTACGACGAGGAGAGCGGCAAGTTCGTCCTCGACTACGAGCCACCGATCTACCTGGACGAGAAGACCCGCACCTGGGACTACGACAGGCAGATCACCTGGGAAGAGCAGTTCAAGATCTGGAAGAAGGGCAGCAGGCACAAGGTGCCGTCCATCACCAGACTGCACCACGAGGTGTACGGCGAGGACCTGTGGTGATCACGCCATGACCACACAGGCGGAAGTCGTCGAGGCGCTCGAGGACGTGCACGACCCGCACGTCCCCGTGAGCTTGCGCAGCATGGGCATGCTCGCCGGCGTGGAGGTGAGCGGTGAGCACGTGCAGGTGGAGGTGTGCATCCCTTGTATGGCTTGCCCGGCGTCGGAGTTCATCACCGAGCAGGTACGGGAGCGGGTGCTCGCGCTCGACGGTGTGACGTCGGTCGACGTGACTCCCGGGTTCCACCTGTACTGGGACCGCGAGTCGGTCGATCCGAAGGCGCGTGAGCTGTTACGAACCGCCGGCATCCAGCTCTGAGTGGAGGAAGCATGAGCGAACCGGCTGCGGTGCGGAAGACGTTCGACCCGGAGCGCGAACGCGGCGGGCTGACGCCCCGCTACTACGAGGTCTTCGCGCGGAAGAGCTCCGACGACCACCTCGCCCACGTGGGTTCTGTGGAGGCGCCCAACGACGATCTCGCGCAGGTGCGCGCCTGGTACATCTACGACCAGCACTCCTGGAAGGAGATGTGCGTGGTGCCCACCGAGGCGATCATCCCCGTCAGAATCGGCAAACACTCGACCCGGATCAAGATGGCCTGACATGAAACCTTCCCTCGACGGTGTCGACGCGATGACACGAACGTTGCTCCAGGACGAGTTGCTGTGTCTGGCGGACACCAAGCTGGTGCTTGGCAACTGGTTCGCCGAATGCGTGATGAACGGCAAGTCGCTGCCCGACTTCGCGGCCATGCTCGGCATGTGCACCGCGTCGTACGGCCAGACCCGCGCGATCTACCACTACCTCGACACCCTGGACCACTCGTACGGCCATCTCGAACGCGGCCGCGGCCCGGGCGAGATCAGGTCGATGGACCTGCTGGACGCGCCACCGCAGAACTGGCAGGACTTCATCGTCTCCATCTGGCTGGCCGAGCAGGCGACCTGGTCGATGGCGTCGGGTTTCCTGCACAACAGGGACAGGACCGTAGCCGGCGTCGCACGCAAGATCGGTGAGGAGGCGTACTTCCATCTGAAGTACGCGGTCGGCTGGTTGCGCCTGATAGAGGCGTCCGACGTCGAGAGCGAACGCGCACGCGAGTCGCTGCGGCAGCGCTACCCGCTCGCGCTGCGTTGGTTCGGCCCATACACCGAGGACGATCTCCACACCGCCGGCCTTCGTGACGACCCGCTGGTCGACGTCAAGGCCGGCTTCGTGCACGAGGTGAACGACGTCACCAGCTCGCTCGGGGTCTCGACCGACGACCTGCCCGCTGCGTCGTTCGCGCCCGACTGGCGCACGGACGCACGCCGCACCGGTGAGCTGCCTGCCGGCCTGTTCGAGGTGATCAGGTTCAAGGACGAGGAGCTCGCCCGATGACGGGGCCGACGCGCGACGGAGGGTCCAGGCGGCCACCGGACAGCGAGCTCTTCCCCGTCGATCCCGACTTCGCCGACGTCGTGTGCCCGGACTGTGCCGGTCACGACATCGAGGTCGCGTCGTTGTTCGGCAGCACGACCTCGGAGGTGCTGTTCCGGTGCATCTCCTGCCACTCGCTCTTCAACTGGGTGAAGTGGCGTCACCAGCTACCACCTGTCCCAGCGCGCCGTGCCGGCGCAACCGCATGATGGAGGTTACGTGACCTACGACGAGTACGAGTTCCTCGAGATCAGCCGCCGCGAGCGGGTGTTGACCATCGCGCTCAACCGGCCGGAGAAGCTCAACGCGATCAACGGCGGGCTGCACGAGGAACTGTCCCGGGTGTTCGACGACCTGAACAGGGACAGGGACATCGACGTGGCGATCCTGACCGGCGCCGGCCGTGCGTTCTGCGCCGGCGGCGACGCCGACTGGCTGGACACCCTCATCGAGGACCCGCTCGGCTGGGAGCAGCTGAGCGAGGAGAACCGCCGCACGATGATGGGCATCCTGGAGTGCCGGCAGCCGATCATCGCGAAGCTGAACGGCACCGCAGCCGGGCTCGGTGCGACCCTTGCGCTGTTCTGCGACGTGGTCATCGCGTCCGACAAGGCGAAGATCGGTGACCCCCACGTAAAGGTCGGGCTGGTCGCGGGCGACGGCGGCAGCGCGATCTGGCCGTACCTCATCGGCTACGCCCGCGCCCGCGAGTTCCTCTACACCGGCGAGCTCCTCACGGCGCAGCGGGCGGCGGACATCGGCCTGATCAACAGGTGTGTGCCCGCAGACGAGCTCGACGCCGAGGTGGACGCATTCGCGGACCAGCTCGCGAACGGTGCGATCCGCGCGATCCAGTGGACGAAGCAGGCGGTGAACGCGCCGCTGCGGGAGATCGTGGCGCAGAACCTCGAGCTCTCCCTCGCGCTGGAAGCCAAGTCGAACCTCACGGTCGACCACCAAGAGGGCATCAACGCCCTGCGGGAGAAGCGGCCGGCGAAGTTCGTCGGACGGTAAGCCCGGGAGGAGGACGCAGGTGTCCAACTGGATCTATGAGTTCGAGAACCAGGTGCACCACCGTGGCCGTGCCGTCGCGATCGTGCACGACGGCCGGTCCTTCACCTACGACGAGCTGAACCGGTCGGCGTCGAGCTTCGCGCACTGGCTGCGCGAGATCGGAGCCGGCCGGGTTGCCACCTACCTGACGAACTGCTACGAGTTCTACGTCGTGCAGTTCGGCACGGTGAAAGCCGGCGCGGTCAGCGTCGCGACGAACTACATGTTCGGCGAGGAGACGCTGCGTTACGTATTGCAGGACTCCTCGGCGGACGTCCTCGTGGTGGCGGAGAAGGACCTGGCCGAGGCCAAGTCGGCGGCCGCCGGCACGAACGTGCGCTACCTGGTCACCCTCGACGGCCCAGGGAACGACCAGGTGACGTCGCTGCGGCAGGTGCTCACCGACTACCCTGAGCACATCGTGTCGATGCCGAAGGACGACGGCGACCTGTTCAACGTCACCTACACGAGCGGCACGACCGGCACGCCAAAGGGCGTGATGAAGACGCACCGCAACATCGGCGCGCACGTGTCGAACCTCGTACATGCGTGGAAGCTGACACCGGAGAGCCGGTGGCTGTGTGCGGGCCCCGTGTACCACACGTCCGGTCTGGAGTCCTCGTCGTTGCCGGTGCTCGCCGCCGGTGGTTCCGTGATCTCGCTGCGGTGGAAGCCGGACGCGTTCTTCGAGCACGTCGACAGGTACCGGCCGGACGCCGCGTACATCGCGGGCGCGATGATCGTGGACATCGCCGACTACGAGCATCCGGAGCGGTACGACCTCTCCAGCCTGCGGTTCGTCATCGCCGGCGGTGCACCGATGCCCGCCCGCGCCTACCAGAAGATCCTCGACCGTTATGAGTTCACCGTGTGCGAGCGGCTGGGCATGACCGAGGCTGGGATCATCTTCGTCGACCGGGTCGGGCGGCCGGGGTCGTACGAGCCGCGCGACGAGCTGCCGGGTCATCGGATCGGCTCGTGTGGCAGCCCGTTGTACAACCAGACCCAGTTCAGGCTCGTCGACCCGGTGACCAATGACGTCAGGTCGGTCGGTGAGGGCGAGCTGCAGGTGCGCGGTGACTCGGTCTTCGCCGGTTACCTGAACATGCCGGAGCGCACGAAGCAGTCGTTCACCGACGACGGCTGGTTCATCAGCGGCGACATCGTACGGATCGAGGACGACCACGTCTGGCACCTCGGCAGGCGCGACGAGATCATCATCAGCGGCGGCGAGAACGTCAGCCCCCGTTCGGTGGAGAAGGTCGTCGAGTCGCACCCGGCCGTGGTCGAGGCGGTCGCCTTCCCGCTTCCGCACGAGCGTTGGGGCCAGGAGGTGTGCGTGGCCGTCGTCCTGCAACCGGACGCCACGGTCACTGCCGACGAGCTGCTCGACTTCTGCAAGACCGGCGGTGGGCTGGCCAAGTACGAGGTGCCGAAGCAGGTGTTCATCACCGACGACCTGCCGAGGACACCGACACAGTCGGTGCCCAGGGCGAAGCTGACGCAGCGGTACGCCACCGCGACGAAGGAGCCGGCATGATCGACGTCCGCAGCTTGCGGTCGACCATCGAAGGACTGGCCGCCGCCGGGCGACTCGTACGCACCGACGTGCCCGTAGATCCCGACGTCCAGTTCGCGGCCGTGCAGAAGCGCATGGACGGCGGCCCGCCGGTCCTGTTCGAACAGGTCAAGGGGTACGACCACGCCAGGTTCGTGATGAACCTGTTCGCACAGCAGGAGACCATCGACCTGCTGTTCGGTTTCGACGGCGCCACCGTTCGTACAAGCCGGATCGCGGAGGCGATCCGCAAGCCGCTCGCGCCGCGCACGGTGTCCAGGGACGAGGCGCCCGTCCAGCAGGTGGTGCACACAGAGGATCTCAGGCCGGCCGAGTACGTCGTGCCGATCCGGCACACCGAGCAGGAGGAGGAAGCCACCTTCGGCAGTGGCGTCACGCTCCTGTCCGGCCGGTTCTTCGGCGGCGGCAACCACATCGGCTACAACCGGCAGAACTTCCGCTGGGGCGACACCGGCACCTTCCAGATCGCGCCAGGCAGCCACATGTGGATGGCATCGGCGGAGTTCTACGGCAAGGAACGGCTGCCGCTCACCATCAACTTCGGCCTGCCGCCCGCCGTGACGTTGGCCGCAGGAGCCGGTTTCGACTACGTGGTGCTGCCGTACGGCAGCGACGAGCTCGGCGTGGCCGGCGCACTGCAGGGCGCTCCCGTCGACCTGGTGCCGGCCGTCTCTGTGCCTGACGCGTTCGCCGTGGCGAACGCCGAGTACGTGATCGAGGGCTACCTGGACCCGACCGACCGTAGATACGAGACCGAGCGGTCGGAGGAGACCAACCAGCAGGGCGAGCATCCGTTCCACCCGGAGTGGGCCGGCTATATGGGCAAGGCGTACCGCGCGCCGACCTTCCAGATCACTGCCATCACGCACCGCCAGCTGACCGACCGGCCGATGATCCAGCCGATGATCGTGCACGGCTCGGAGGAGAACAACATCCAGACGAGCGTCCGGACGGCTGCGCTGTACGAGCTGGGCAACCGGATCATGCCTGGACTGGTTGCCGACGTGCACATCCCGTTCGCGATGACCGACTGGGGCGGTGCGATCTTCCAGATCGACAAGAGGAGCAAGGTCGACGAGGGCTACCAGCGCAACGTGCTGGTGTCCGCGCTGGCCAGCTCGCGCGGCATGCGCATCGCCATCGCCGTAGACAAGGACATCGACATCTACAGCACCGACGACGTGCTGTGGGCGTTGACCACCCGGGTCGACCCGAACGACGACATGATCGTGCCCGTGCCGGGTGGCGCCGGCCAGGCGTTCCAGCCGAGCGAGCGGTCCTCGGCCGGCCGCGGCGGCTCGGGCACCGCGTTCGAAGGCGGTCTCGCCATCGACGCGACGATCCCGTACGGGACGGCGGACCAGTTCGACCGGCCGAGGTACGCGGTCGACCAGATCGACCTGTCGCACTGGTTCACCGACGACGTGGTGCGGAAGGTCGAAGAAGAGCAGCGGGGGTGGCTGAAGCTGCTAGCCCAGTCCGGGCAGTAGTGACCTACAAGACCGGTCCTACGCAGGAGCGACGATGACAGAGACGTTCTCGCGGCTTGCGGAGTCAGGAACCGCGTACTCGTCCGAGTGGTACGAGTGGCGAGACCCGGAGATTCCTGCTCAGCTGAGCCCTACCTGGTACTTGCTCGACAAGCACCTGGAGACCGATCGCGCCGACAAGGCGGCCCTGGTCGCCGACGGTGTGCCGTACACCTACCGGGAGCTGGCCGCTCTCGTCGAGCGGGTGACAGCGGGGCTCGCCGAGCTCGGTGTGGCACCCGGCTGCCGGCTGCTCATGGTCGGCACCGACAGCGTGGAGTACGTCGCGCTGTGGCTCGCCTGCGTGCGCGCCGGCGTGATCCCCGTGGTCGTGTCCGACCAGGTGAAGCCAGGGCAGCTCGCGTACTACCTGCTGGACGTGGAACCGGCGGTGCTGTACGTCGACGCGGCACACCTGACGAAGCTCGGTGAGGCAGTGGGCGAGGTCGGCCACGCGCCACCTACGGTCGTCGTCCGCGGCGACGCCACCGCGGCCGGCAGCGAGCTTGCGGCCGCAAGGGTCGAGCCGATGCAGCGGCTGACCGACTGTGCGGCGCAGCCACCGGCGCCGGTGTCACTGCACGCCAACGACATCGCGTACATGCTGTACTCGGGCAGCACCACCGGACCGGCGAAGGGCGTCACCCACTTGGCGCACGACTTCCTGCTCGTCCCCGAGCGCCAGGGGGCGTACTGGGAGTACACCGAGTCGGACGTGGTGCATGCGACGTCGAAGAAGTTCTTCACGCACGGGCTGTGGCCAGGTGTGCTGATCCCGCTGTACTGGGGGAGCACGGCGGTGGTCAGCAGCGACGTGCCGAGCGGTGAGTCGGTCGTCGAGATCGTGGAGAAGCACCGGCCGACCAAGCTGATCACCGTGCCGACGACGGTCAAGGCGATCCTGCGCTACGCGGACGAGTCGGGGCGCCGGCCGGACTTCTCGAGTGTCGGTCTGGTGGTCACTGCCTCCGAGCAGGTGCCGACCGAGATCGCCGTACGCTTCGACGAGCTGTTCGGCCTGGAGCTGATGGACTCGATCGGTTCGTCCGAGGTCACCTACGAGTGGATCGCCAACAGGCAGCGCGACTACCGGCGCGGCACGCTCGGCCGGCCGGTCTTCGGTTACGAGATCAAGCTGGTCGGCGCCGACGGCGACGAGGTGACCGAGGCCGGTGTGGAAGGGGAGGCATGGGTGCGCAGCAACACCGCCTGTCTCTTCTACTGGCGGAAGTTCGACGCGTCGCGGAATACGTTCGTGGGCCCGTGGACTCGTACCGGCGACATGCTGAAGCTCACCGAGGACGGCTACTTCCAGTTCGTCGGCAGGCGGGACGACCTGTTCAAGGTGAGCGGCATGTGGGTGTCGCCGCTCGAGGTGGAGGGCGCGATCGCCACCAGCCCGGTGGTGCATGAGGTTGCGGTCGTCGGCGCACCGGACGACAACGGCCTCACGAAGCCCGTCGCGTTCGTCGTGTTGCGCGGCGGTGAGGATCCGACCGACGAGCTCGCCGACGACCTGCGGACCAGGGTGCGCAAGGTCGGCGGCTACAAGGTGCCGAGCGTCGTGAGGTTCGTGGATGCGCTACCGCGTACCCCGTTGATGAAGATCAACAGAAGGGCACTGCGCGAGCTCGACTCTTGACGGCGGTAGGCGACAAAAGTACTTTACAAAAGTCATATATCTCCTCGGTGCACGTCCCGCCGTAGTGTCGACACAAAGGAGCGCGATGGAGGACCTGAGGGCCTGGCTCGAGCACATGCGATCGCGCGACCTCGTGCGTGACGTACGCGGTGCGGATCCGCATCTCGAGGTCGGTGCG
This window encodes:
- a CDS encoding TetR family transcriptional regulator: MVALERDDATAVDTPDGFGGQRVGSRGKKAEQRKASVERLMTLARKHFIERGYDATTVDQIAAGAGMSKGAVYFYFKSKANLLLALIDEAEQLTVEPAVEAVRGARGSARDQLVAFLHAQSVAGQEHADRMMLVILMSIELHGRDGPVEERLIAVNESMKKLLSGVVTAGKRQGVFTKKVPAKELVSIIMAVNQGCFLEWYRNGDQLDGHQLVRALRTTVLQGVLVDAGHGGSGGDE
- a CDS encoding phenylacetic acid catabolic family protein gives rise to the protein MTQVMDRADDARERALRQRVKAGYQLEDPSEMTPRYRDVLVNTMHIAADLEVVTLPTYSPAIRTSPTLDDKIAIASACQDELGHAQVMYRLLEEFGYDTQSFLFERDPQEWRTFQMLEFPHEDYIESVVSMCYGDRAGYITTVDLEENCSFAPFARSLRKVNFEETFHIGHGERWVRFFWNLNEKSRKRVQQAVEFYFPLCAAWFGVPDEMKKRTDQLAYKIRGASNDEMRQKWLSQVVPFSESLGIRVPAHYDEESGKFVLDYEPPIYLDEKTRTWDYDRQITWEEQFKIWKKGSRHKVPSITRLHHEVYGEDLW
- a CDS encoding DUF59 domain-containing protein, translating into MTTQAEVVEALEDVHDPHVPVSLRSMGMLAGVEVSGEHVQVEVCIPCMACPASEFITEQVRERVLALDGVTSVDVTPGFHLYWDRESVDPKARELLRTAGIQL
- a CDS encoding phenylacetic acid degradation b; this encodes MSEPAAVRKTFDPERERGGLTPRYYEVFARKSSDDHLAHVGSVEAPNDDLAQVRAWYIYDQHSWKEMCVVPTEAIIPVRIGKHSTRIKMA
- a CDS encoding enoyl-CoA hydratase/isomerase family protein; the encoded protein is MTYDEYEFLEISRRERVLTIALNRPEKLNAINGGLHEELSRVFDDLNRDRDIDVAILTGAGRAFCAGGDADWLDTLIEDPLGWEQLSEENRRTMMGILECRQPIIAKLNGTAAGLGATLALFCDVVIASDKAKIGDPHVKVGLVAGDGGSAIWPYLIGYARAREFLYTGELLTAQRAADIGLINRCVPADELDAEVDAFADQLANGAIRAIQWTKQAVNAPLREIVAQNLELSLALEAKSNLTVDHQEGINALREKRPAKFVGR
- a CDS encoding AMP-binding protein encodes the protein MSNWIYEFENQVHHRGRAVAIVHDGRSFTYDELNRSASSFAHWLREIGAGRVATYLTNCYEFYVVQFGTVKAGAVSVATNYMFGEETLRYVLQDSSADVLVVAEKDLAEAKSAAAGTNVRYLVTLDGPGNDQVTSLRQVLTDYPEHIVSMPKDDGDLFNVTYTSGTTGTPKGVMKTHRNIGAHVSNLVHAWKLTPESRWLCAGPVYHTSGLESSSLPVLAAGGSVISLRWKPDAFFEHVDRYRPDAAYIAGAMIVDIADYEHPERYDLSSLRFVIAGGAPMPARAYQKILDRYEFTVCERLGMTEAGIIFVDRVGRPGSYEPRDELPGHRIGSCGSPLYNQTQFRLVDPVTNDVRSVGEGELQVRGDSVFAGYLNMPERTKQSFTDDGWFISGDIVRIEDDHVWHLGRRDEIIISGGENVSPRSVEKVVESHPAVVEAVAFPLPHERWGQEVCVAVVLQPDATVTADELLDFCKTGGGLAKYEVPKQVFITDDLPRTPTQSVPRAKLTQRYATATKEPA
- a CDS encoding UbiD family decarboxylase, giving the protein MIDVRSLRSTIEGLAAAGRLVRTDVPVDPDVQFAAVQKRMDGGPPVLFEQVKGYDHARFVMNLFAQQETIDLLFGFDGATVRTSRIAEAIRKPLAPRTVSRDEAPVQQVVHTEDLRPAEYVVPIRHTEQEEEATFGSGVTLLSGRFFGGGNHIGYNRQNFRWGDTGTFQIAPGSHMWMASAEFYGKERLPLTINFGLPPAVTLAAGAGFDYVVLPYGSDELGVAGALQGAPVDLVPAVSVPDAFAVANAEYVIEGYLDPTDRRYETERSEETNQQGEHPFHPEWAGYMGKAYRAPTFQITAITHRQLTDRPMIQPMIVHGSEENNIQTSVRTAALYELGNRIMPGLVADVHIPFAMTDWGGAIFQIDKRSKVDEGYQRNVLVSALASSRGMRIAIAVDKDIDIYSTDDVLWALTTRVDPNDDMIVPVPGGAGQAFQPSERSSAGRGGSGTAFEGGLAIDATIPYGTADQFDRPRYAVDQIDLSHWFTDDVVRKVEEEQRGWLKLLAQSGQ
- a CDS encoding AMP-binding protein gives rise to the protein MTETFSRLAESGTAYSSEWYEWRDPEIPAQLSPTWYLLDKHLETDRADKAALVADGVPYTYRELAALVERVTAGLAELGVAPGCRLLMVGTDSVEYVALWLACVRAGVIPVVVSDQVKPGQLAYYLLDVEPAVLYVDAAHLTKLGEAVGEVGHAPPTVVVRGDATAAGSELAAARVEPMQRLTDCAAQPPAPVSLHANDIAYMLYSGSTTGPAKGVTHLAHDFLLVPERQGAYWEYTESDVVHATSKKFFTHGLWPGVLIPLYWGSTAVVSSDVPSGESVVEIVEKHRPTKLITVPTTVKAILRYADESGRRPDFSSVGLVVTASEQVPTEIAVRFDELFGLELMDSIGSSEVTYEWIANRQRDYRRGTLGRPVFGYEIKLVGADGDEVTEAGVEGEAWVRSNTACLFYWRKFDASRNTFVGPWTRTGDMLKLTEDGYFQFVGRRDDLFKVSGMWVSPLEVEGAIATSPVVHEVAVVGAPDDNGLTKPVAFVVLRGGEDPTDELADDLRTRVRKVGGYKVPSVVRFVDALPRTPLMKINRRALRELDS